A window of Dickeya zeae NCPPB 2538 contains these coding sequences:
- a CDS encoding DUF2799 domain-containing protein, producing MVLAVLLLLAGCQPPPSTSPTKNGHGFWYEAGYSDASSGLIVKDNETLSEWFGNPDVDRHAYLDGYQAGQNTWCNTSNVEAWGRAGKPFPASCDGANDAETLKKVWQHAADSLPLAVGSAAH from the coding sequence ATGGTACTAGCAGTGTTGTTGCTTCTTGCCGGCTGTCAGCCTCCTCCATCAACGTCACCAACTAAAAACGGGCATGGCTTCTGGTACGAGGCTGGGTATAGCGACGCAAGCAGTGGACTGATCGTCAAGGATAACGAAACACTGTCAGAATGGTTTGGTAACCCAGATGTTGATCGTCATGCTTATCTGGATGGATATCAGGCCGGTCAAAACACCTGGTGCAATACCAGTAACGTTGAAGCCTGGGGGCGTGCGGGCAAGCCCTTTCCTGCCAGTTGTGACGGGGCCAATGACGCAGAAACGTTAAAAAAAGTGTGGCAGCATGCAGCAGATAGCCTTCCGCTCGCCGTCGGCTCTGCTGCCCACTAA